One window of the Eucalyptus grandis isolate ANBG69807.140 chromosome 8, ASM1654582v1, whole genome shotgun sequence genome contains the following:
- the LOC108954369 gene encoding uncharacterized protein LOC108954369: MVGLAKDPSTSCEQCQNVLKATIEVPHVGEVNFQCTHLDHLDENWRMKQVGAIIQSSDSPHILAGGLNSLDETDYSQERWTDIVKYYEEMGKPTPKVEVMRFLKSKQYTDAKDFAGECESVVVIAKGQSVQGTCKYGTRVDYLLASPDCPYKFIPGSYSVLSSKGTSDHHIIKVDVTKCENNPPHESNGNNNKITKKRRRQRKHQAVVKISGTAPPSKGIWTTNTLSKVE, translated from the exons ATGGTGGGCCTTGCCAAGGATCCCAGCACCAGCTGTGAGCAATGCCA GAATGTTCTGAAGGCAACAATAGAAGTGCCCCATGTTGGGGAAGTGAACTTCCAGTGCACCCACCTGGATCATCTCGACGAGAACTGGCGGATGAAGCAAGTCGGCGCCATCATCCAGTCGAGCGACTCTCCCCACATCTTGGCTGGTGGCCTCAACTCTCTCGACGAGACCGATTACTCGCAAGAGCGGTGGACCGACATCGTCAAG TACTATGAAGAGATGGGAAAACCGACCCCAAAGGTTGAAGTCATGAGGTTTCTGAAGAGCAAGCAGTACACAGATGCTAAGGACTTTGCCGGAGAATGCGAGTCCGTGGTCGTCATTGCCAAAGGACAAA GTGTGCAAGGGACGTGCAAATACGGAACGAGGGTGGACTACCTACTGGCGTCACCAGATTGCCCATACAAGTTCATTCCAGGGTCGTATTCGGTCCTGTCATCGAAAGGGACATCGGATCACCACATCATAAAGGTCGACGTCACGAAATGCGAAAACAACCCTCCCCATGAAAGCAATGGCAACAACAATAAAATTACCAAGAAAAGGCGACGACAACGCAAGCACCAGGCCGTTGTAAAGATCTCAGGCACAGCTCCTCCTTCAAAGGGTATATGGACAACGAACACATTAAGCAAAGTCGAATGA